The sequence below is a genomic window from bacterium.
ATCTCATCACCAGGGCTAATGAAGGGGTGACATTGAGGAACGTCATGCTGCGGCCGGGAATTTTTACAAGAAACAATACAGTTATTATTTTATTGTGTGTAACTCCGTAGTATCCGGTTAAAATTGTACAGAAAGCACGAATATTTTTTGATAATAAAGCTTTCACTGGCATGCGGATTGTCAGGGATATGATTTTACCCCTCTTCTCCACCCGAACCAACCCCTCAATTCCATGAGAGGGGGAGTTCCCATTAAAAACCTGTATTGCCAAGGTGTTATGCGCGGGTCAAGTTCTCTTGATAAACGGTGATAACTGTCATGTTCTGCTGAAAACAGCGGATGTTCAATAATTTTACCGTCAGTTCTGTGTGTCACTGAATAAAACAGTACATTTTCAGGAAGATGTCGTGTATAATCGGTAATATTACGACAAAGATACATCTACACCCCTCTTTTTAACAAAAAGGAGGGAGCCGGATGGGATAAATGATGCCTGCTGATTTACATGGATCACCGTATCATTTAAAATGAAGCGGCGAGAAATAAAACAGGACCATCGCAATTATGGCAAGAATAACCAGAGAGTTCACAACATCTTTCCAGTTCCAGCTTGCCCGTGATTTCTCCTTGTCCGCGGCGACTGTCGTTGCATAGGTCAGGCCCTGAATCTTTTCGTAGGACGGTCTCGGTGTCAGGAGGCTGACAACAACCATGAACGCAGCACAGCCCAGGAACAGAAATATGGCGAAATGGAGAAAGTTGAGCGATGCAAAACCGTATAAAAACCCACTCAGGTGTTCTTTATTCAATTCCGCAACAAGCCGCGCCATACCGATGATAAATCCACCGATCAGCGCGGTAAGAGCCCCGTGCGAATTAATCCGTTTCCAGAACAGCCCGAAGAGGAAAACAGCGGCGATAGGAGGAGCGATATACGCCTGAACACTCTGAAGATAATGGTATAATTCACCGGAGATGATCTTCATGAGCGGTATCCATAAAATTCCCGATATCACGACAACCCCGGTCGCAATCCTACCCACCATGACCAGCATTTTTTCAGAGGTTTGCGGCCTCAGTTTTTTATAAATATCCATGGTAAACAGGGTGGAACACGAATTGAAGACAGCGGCGAGCGAGCTCATGAGCGCGGCAAGCAGTCCGCCCGCTACCAGACCTCTCAATCCGACGGGCAGAAGCGTTTTAACCATGACGGGAAACGCCTGATCGGCCTCTGGCAATTGGATCTGACCCGATTTTGACAGTGCATAGGCAATGACACCGGGGATTAAAAAGATAAAGAACGGGAAAAGTTTTAGATACGCCGCGAATATCGTACCCCGCCGCGCCTGCGTCTCATCTCTCCCGGCAAGTGCGCGCTGTACAATATACTGGTCGGTACACCAGTACCATATCCCGATGATGGGAGGGGCAAACACCATTCCGGTCCATGGAAACTCCGGGTCACTGGCGGGTAAAAACATATTCAGACGTTCGCTTCCGACAATCGAAACGACATTGCCCCACCCGCCGATTTTAATCAGACCCATGACAGTCACGGTTATCGAACCCAGTATTAAAACGATCGCCTGCATGCTCTCGGTATACACAACGGCCCGTAAACCGCCTATAACGGTATATATACCGGTAAGGAGAACCACGGTAAGCGCTCCCGTCCAGAAATCGACTCCCATGAGCACCTGGAATACCACA
It includes:
- a CDS encoding sodium:solute symporter is translated as MSFQALDWLVIGLYFMVLLGIAFWVVRQKQDTAADYFLAGRHVGWFVIGASILASNVGSEHIVGLAGTAAKTGVVMGHYELHSWCVLMLGWVFVPFYMRSLVFTMPEFLERRYNSTARWFLSLISLVAYVMTKVSVTVYAGAVVFQVLMGVDFWTGALTVVLLTGIYTVIGGLRAVVYTESMQAIVLILGSITVTVMGLIKIGGWGNVVSIVGSERLNMFLPASDPEFPWTGMVFAPPIIGIWYWCTDQYIVQRALAGRDETQARRGTIFAAYLKLFPFFIFLIPGVIAYALSKSGQIQLPEADQAFPVMVKTLLPVGLRGLVAGGLLAALMSSLAAVFNSCSTLFTMDIYKKLRPQTSEKMLVMVGRIATGVVVISGILWIPLMKIISGELYHYLQSVQAYIAPPIAAVFLFGLFWKRINSHGALTALIGGFIIGMARLVAELNKEHLSGFLYGFASLNFLHFAIFLFLGCAAFMVVVSLLTPRPSYEKIQGLTYATTVAADKEKSRASWNWKDVVNSLVILAIIAMVLFYFSPLHFK